One window of Fusarium keratoplasticum isolate Fu6.1 chromosome 2, whole genome shotgun sequence genomic DNA carries:
- a CDS encoding Zn(2)-C6 fungal-type domain-containing protein gives MDRDSGVASASTAQKAPDASNQQDDGKDDPDRKRNNIRKRTKTGCLSESANPPFLQICFKSYITDLYSRKACRKRRIKCDEGRPTCNNCIKSKRQCEGYSQRVIFKDPMGAIQGGPFGPALYPPGSSHLVSHLQAKTSSQGPLPMIAPKPPSFSYHGHQHVPYGHYAHGQGPMPPGAYDFNAPAVPHSYHQPNGMMPPEPRTGYAGIPQEHRPHHFGPPTNGQSSEPYAGEPYASGSQANPVHIKKEPPEPVRSVPESALDYDLPEDDASMGESDDETRDPREVLGPVMKHFNGTWDSNGTRVRAFSTFAQCNILSDYTATARISELKDPRMLAIFMHFIQVTGPSMSLYERHPFDHTGENSFDATPKGANNLWSYTFPVISLNHPALLHAMLALAALQIAKLQKMPATAAMKHYHLAIRRIARNVNTPLRRTQPATVAATLLLAYFEVWSSDHTKWCNHLFGARILFREIPLREMSRRYLPVKRLKQAERDARNQNQMGSFFPGFLVTSQSELNDLDYNLLHTLSGHGTTPDDYGLGKEQPADSPNITVTDRDIEQYENVRDLYWWYCKMDVYQSMLGGTKLFMEYEFWSQCPPRAPISKLEAIYGTYDHLILLLGRLAEFSSKDVSRKRRVSRAKGPPPGAGNGSPPAFPGIVPTTGDFKVPRGFTPPAGSSPQSDSTDEHDPEASFQAALQEWEAIKHAFEVFENSLGPEFQPLRPEYSDKRDSPFGMTMQYRTFSVAGIWMNYYMGMIHLFRTHPSMPPAAMQAAGMSARQTAQYSNKLGRVAAGLSDDCSQMTEITCLVSAAFIESCFCLFVAAIEYQDDGQRRWVVRRLRDIARLTGWQSARRIADGCESSWIKAAQLGRGAPYARTTEAGVVPISVWQNPRRIDRVIQELEPNEDQRIVVAKSERASYALGLLSVERDLELLELKDDG, from the exons ATGGATCGAGATTCTGGAGTAGCATCAGCTTCTACTGCTCAGAAGGCACCTGATGCCTCAAACCAacaagatgatggcaaagacgacCCGGATCGCAAGAGGAATAACATCCGCAAGAGGACAAAAACTGGTTGTTTAAGTGAGTCTGCAAACCCGCCATTCCTGCAAATTTGCTTCAAGAGCTACATTACTGACTTATACTCTCGCAAAGCTTGTCGCAAAAGGCGCATCAAATGCGACGAGGGCAGGCCGACGTGCAATAACTGCATCAAATCCAAACGCCAATGCGAGGGCTACAGCCAGCGGGTCATCTTCAAGGACCCAATGGGTGCGATACAAGGTGGTCCTTTTGGTCCTGCTTTGTATCCCCCAGGGTCTTCGCATCTCGTCAGTCACTTACAGGCAAAGACCTCGTCTCAAGGTCCGTTGCCCATGATAGCCCCCAAGCCGCCCTCCTTCAGCTATCATGGGCATCAACATGTGCCCTATGGGCACTACGCCCATGGACAAGGCCCGATGCCCCCTGGCGCATACGATTTCAATGCTCCTGCTGTTCCGCATTCATACCACCAACCTAATGGCATGATGCCACCCGAACCTCGTACAGGATACGCCGGGATTCCACAAGAGCATCGCCCGCACCATTTCGGCCCTCCGACTAACGGACAGAGCAGTGAACCCTATGCGGGTGAACCATATGCTAGTGGCAGCCAAGCGAATCCTGTTCATATTAAGAAAGAGCCACCCGAACCGGTGAGGTCAGTACCGGAATCCGCCCTTGATTACGACTTGCCGGAAGACGATGCCTCGATGGGGGAATCAGACGATGAAACTCGAGATCCCCGAGAGGTTCTTGGACCGGTGATGAAGCACTTCAATGGTACATGGGACTCGAATGGGACTCGAGTTCGAGCTTTTTCCACGTTTGCCCAGTGCAACATACTCTCTGACTATACCGCAACAGCCCGGATATCTGAACTCAAGGATCCTAGGATGCTGGCTATATTCATGCACTTCATTCAGGTGACAGGTCCGAGCATGTCATTATATGAGAGGCATCCATTCGACCATACTGGCGAGAACTCGTTCGACGCTACTCCCAAAGGAGCCAATAATCTTTGGAGCT ACACCTTTCCTGTCATATCCTTGAACCATCCCGCGCTACTTCATGCCATGCTTGCTCTGGCGGCCCTGCAGATAGCAAAACTGCAAAAAATGCCAGCCACGGCGGCTATGAAGCACTATCATCTGGCAATACGTAGGATTGCTCGAAACGTCAACACACCCCTCAGGCGCACACAACCCGCAACCGTCGCAGCAACACTCTTGCTGGCATACTTCGAAGTTTGGTCATCGGATCATACCAAATGGTGCAACCATCTGTTTGGTGCCAGAATTCTGTTTCGTGAGATACCTTTAAGGGAGATGTCGCGGAGATATCTGCCGGTGAAGCGACTGAAACAGGCAGAAAGGGATGCCCGGAATCAGAACCAAATGGGCAGCTTCTTTCCTGGTTTCCTGGTAACATCACAGAGTGAACTCAACGACCTTGACTACAACCTCCTTCACACACTCTCAGGTCATGGAACCACGCCAGATGACTACGGACTGGGCAAGGAGCAACCGGCTGACTCGCCCAACATCACTGTGACTGACAGGGATATTGAGCAATACGAAAACGTGCGGGACTTGTACTGGTGGTACTGCAAGATGGATGTGTATCAAAGTATGCTTGGAGGCACCAAGTTATT CATGGAATACGAGTTTTGGTCTCAATGTCCGCCCAGAGCGCCCATCTCTAAACTGGAAGCTAT ATATGGAACATATGATCATCTCATACTCTTGCTTGGGCGCCTCGCGGAATTTTCCTCCAAAGATGTCTCACGAAAAAGAAGAGTAAGCCGTGCAAAAGGCCCTCCACCTGGAGCTGGCAATGGTTCGCCGCCTGCATTCCCTGGCATTGTACCCACGACTGGGGATTTCAAGGTCCCAAGAGGCTTCACGCCCCCGGCTGGGTCATCGCCACAGAGCGACTCAACTGATGAACATGACCCTGAAGCCAGCTTCCAAGCTGCCCTCCAGGAGTGGGAGGCCATCAAACATGCATTCGAGGTTTTTGAGAACAGCCTGGGTCCTGAGTTCCAGCCTCTTAGACCGGAATACTCGGATAAACGGGACTCACCGTTTGGAATGACGATGCAATACCGGACATTTTCGGTGGCCGGGATCTGGATGAACTACTATATGGGCATGATCCACCTCTTCCGGACTCACCCTTCGATGCCGCCGGCCGCGATGCAGGCGGCTGGAATGTCGGCGCGGCAGACGGCGCAATATTCGAACAAGCTGGGTCGGGTGGCAGCTGGTCTATCAGACGACTGTTCGCAGATGACAGAGATAACCTGTTTGGTCAGCGCAGCATTTATTGAGAGCTGTTTCTGCTTGTTTGTAGCAGCTATTGAG TACCAGGATGATGGGCAGCGGCGCTGGGTCGTTCGTCGACTGCGTGATATCGCCCGACTGACGGGTTGGCAATCTGCAAGACGGATTGCGGATGGATGTGAATCATCTTGGATCAAAGCTGCGCAGCTCGGCCGCGGCGCGCCATATGCTCGCACGACCGAAGCTGGTGTTGTGCCCATTTCGGTGTGGCAGAATCCACGACGTATTGACCGAGTCATTCAAGAACTCGAGCCAAACGAAGACCAGCGGATCGTTGTGGCCAAGTCAGAACGAGCATCGTATGCTCTCGGTTTGTTGAGCGTCGAACGAGATCTGGAGCTCCTAGAActcaaagatgatggataA
- a CDS encoding Proteasome subunit alpha type, translating to MFMARSEYDRGINTFSPEGRLFQVEYSLEAIKLGSTAIGVATSEGVILGVEKRVTSTLLETSSVEKIVEIDRHIGCAMSGLQADARSMVEHARVECQSHSFNYNEPLRVESCTQAICDLALRFGEGADGEETIMSRPFGVALLIAGFDEDGPQLFHAEPSGTFYRYDAKAIGSGSEGAQAELQNEYHKSLTLTDAETLVLKTLKQVMEEKLDAKNVQLASVTREKGFRIYTDEEMATVVERLPAN from the exons ATGTTTATGGCAAGATCCGAATACG ACCGGGGAATCAACACCTTCTCCCCCGAAGGCCGTCTCTTCCAGGTCGAATACtccctcgaggccatcaagctcggCTCCACGGCCATCGGCGTCGCCACCTCGGAGGGTGTCATTCTCGGTGTTGAGAAGCGTGTCACCTCGACCCTCCTCGAGACCTCGTCCGTCGAGAAGATTGTTGAGATCGACCGTCACATTGGCTGCGCCATGTCGGGCCTCCAGGCCGACGCCCGCTCCATGGTTGAGCATGCCCGTGTCGAGTGCCAGTCCCACTCCTTCAACTACAACGAGCCCCTTCGTGTCGAGAGCTGCACCCAGGCTATCTGCGACCTTGCCCTGCGCTTCGGCGAGGGTGCCGACGGTGAAGAGACCATCATGAGCCGTCCTTTCGGCGTTGCCCTTCTCATCGCTGGCTTCGACGAGGACGGCCCCCAGCTGTTCCACGCTGAGCCCAGTGGCACCTTTTACCGCTACGACGCCAAGGCTATCGGCTCTGGCTCGGAGGGTGCCCAGGCCGAGCTTCAGAACGAATACCACAAG TCCCTGACTCTCACAGACGCAGAGACTCTTGTCCTCAAGACATTGAAGCAGgtcatggaggagaagctaGATGCCAAGAACGTGCAGCTGGCCAGCGTAACCCGGGAGAAGGGCTTCAGAATATACACAGACGAAGAGATGGCCACCGTCGTAGAGCGGCTGCCCGCCAACTGA
- a CDS encoding Spindle pole body component — MSSGAPRASGRASASEHREERPRVSARHTDSFKSERSESSKGPSPHPGSFPGVHKRTASGNPRPTSRNVEERRYEERRVTERTYEAHLERVVPRATSPDRVTRRRGPSESRSASEAPRHKAPEARQRESRAETPQAPWNPEATLLPHTTAPLASRISIPPLASTVPQAPQPKPLGELSLELQEAAIVEDLLYVFMGYEGQYIRFAKGYNPNEERDRLSGPSFRTLPGLDPSLQDLTLSMLKMATYYSALEAFVDVQSREEFGAVNHALCASIRKFLHDYLVMIAQLETQFLTSDTFTVHVLNIHTLSTRQMMLQLYMLAHELLKKNALLDEETDESEDSADDFENILETLRDGGELVPNNMTGKKICKGGVVLGLITKRLESLSGDPAARALLTTLLRDASKPYMVMLNEWLHHGGIHDPHAEFLIKEQKSIRREMLEQDYTDDYWERRYTIREQDIPPQLEGVKGKVLLAGKYLNVVRECGGVDVGKVVKDVPVSFDDSRFLENVNNAYAHANESLMQLLLTTHALPARLRSLKHYFFLDPSDYFSYFLELGASELRKPVKSVNTGKLQSLLDLVLRQPGSIVSLDPFKEDVKVEMNETTLTKALQRVVNITGIEQGEALQPLANQPIDNDKNAVGFTSLQLDYLVPFPVSLVISRKTVWRYQTLFRYLLSLRYLESQLSTTWQTQTRGISWAHKGVLRNLEIWKRRVWTLRARMLVFVQQLLYFCTAEVIEPNWTKFMSRLRTNEDATGVNSGPGVSTRTVDELMQDHVDFLDTCLKECMLTNSKLLRIHSKLMQTCTIFAAYTNWLTRELEKSDPDLSGATRPSTMTADQWKRFQATKATQRGSAAHDTSTVSAAGAGASDAEARIENLFEIIRKWEGNFSRHLQILLDALNHYAATETVVLLSLCARLSTANQGTEYSGLRHEDESA, encoded by the exons ATGTCATCCGGTGCACCCAGAGCATCGGGCCGAGCAAGCGCCAGCGAGCACCGCGAAGAACGGCCCCGCGTCTCCGCCAGGCATACCGATAGCTTCAAGAGCGAGCGGTCCGAGTCCAGCAAGGGGCCGTCGCCTCATCCGGGGAGCTTCCCGGGCGTTCATAAGCGCACGGCGTCCGGGAacccaaggccgacgagcCGCAACGTCGAGGAGAGGAGATatgaggagaggagggtgacGGAGCGCACCTATGAAGCTCACCTAGAGCGCGTGGTGCCTCGAGCGACGAGTCCGGATAGGGTCACTCGACGGCGAGGCCCCTCGGAGAGCAGGAGTGCGTCGGAAGCACCGAGGCACAAGGCGCCCGAGGCGCGACAGCGGGAGTCAAGGGCTGAGACCCCTCAAG CGCCATGGAACCCAGAAGCGACCCTCCTCCCACATACTACAGCACCTCTAGCTTCTCGAATATCCATCCCGCCTCTCGCATCGACCGTACCACAAGCCCCTCAGCCAAAACCCTTGGGGGAGCTGAGCCTCGAGCTACAAGAAGCCGCCATCGTCGAAGACCTGCTCTACGTCTTCATGGGATATGAAGGGCAGTACATCAGATTCGCCAAGGGATACAACCCCAACGAAGAAAGGGATAGGCTGTCCGGGCCGAGCTTCAGGACGCTCCCCGGTCTTGACCCCAGCCTACAAGACCTGACGCTGTCGATGCTCAAGATGGCGACCTACTACTCTGCCCTGGAAGCCTTTGTCGATGTCCAGAGTCGTGAGGAGTTTGGCGCCGTCAACCACGCCCTATGTGCGTCAATCCGCAAGTTTCTACACGACTACCTGGTCATGATTGCACAACTCGAGACACAGTTTCTCACCAGTGATACATTTACCGTGCATGTGCTCAATATCCACACCCTGTCCACGAGACAGATGATGCTGCAGCTATACATGTTGGCTCacgagctcctcaagaagaacgccctgcttgatgaggagacgGACGAGTCCGAGGATAGTGCCGACGACTTTGAAAACATCCTGGAAACACTgcgagatggtggtgagctGGTGCCCAACAACATGACGGGAAAGAAGATATGCAAAGGCGGAGTTGTTCTTGGCTTGATCACGAAGCGCCTCGAGTCTCTATCGGGAGACCCAGCAGCCCGAGCTCTACTGACGACGCTATTGCGAGATGCAAGCAAACCTTACATGGTCATGCTCAACGAGTGGCTCCATCACGGTGGGATTCATGATCCCCATGCAGAGTTCCTGATCAAAGAACAGAAGAGCATCCGCCGCGAGATGCTGGAGCAGGATTATACAGACGACTACTGGGAGCGACGATATACTATTCGGGAACAAGATATCCCCCCTCAACTAGAGggcgtcaagggcaaggtcttGCTTGCCGGAAAATACTTGAACGTCGTCCGCGAGTGTGGCGGCGTCGATGTCGGCAAGGTTGTGAAAGACGTACCCGTCTCTTTCGACGACAGCCGGTTCCTCGAGAACGTCAATAACGCATATGCTCACGCCAACGAGTCCCTCATGCAGCTGCTGCTCACAACACATGCGCTGCCGGCTCGTCTCCGCTCTCTTAAGCACtacttcttcctcgacccgTCCGACTACTTCTCCTACTTCCTCGAGCTGGGCGCCTCGGAGCTGCGCAAGCCTGTCAAGTCTGTCAACACGGGCAAGCTGCAGTCTCTGCTGGATCTGGTGCTGCGTCAGCCGGGAAGCATCGTCTCCCTCGACCCCTTCAAGGAGGacgtcaaggtcgagatgaACGAGACCACCCTCACAAAGGCTCTGCAGCGCGTCGTTAACATCACGGGTATTGAGCAGGGTGAGGCGTTGCAGCCCCTGGCCAATCAACCcatcgacaacgacaagaacGCCGTCGGCTTCACATCTCTGCAGCTTGACTACCTTGTCCCCTTCCCAGTCTCCCTCGTTATCAGCCGCAAGACCGTCTGGCGATACCAGACCCTCTTCCGCTACCTTCTCTCCTTACGCTACCTCGAGTCGCAGCTCTCCACCACCTGGCAGACGCAGACGCGCGGCATCAGCTGGGCGCACAAGGGCGTCCTGCGCAACTTGGAGATTTGGAAGCGGCGTGTCTGGACTCTCCGCGCGCGTATGCTTGTCTTTGTCCAGCAGCTACTGTACTTTTGCACCGCCGAGGTCATTGAGCCCAACTGGACCAAGTTCATGTCACGGTTGCGGACCAACGAGGATGCTACAGGCGTGAACTCGGGTCCAGGGGTATCTACGCGGACTGTCGACGAGCTGATGCAGGATCACGTTGACTTTTTGGATACGTGTCTCAAGGAGTGCATGCTCACCAACAGCAAGCTACTGAGG ATTCACTCCAAGCTCATGCAGACCTGTACTATCTTCGCCGCCTACACAAACTGGCTCACCCGCGAGCTCGAAAAGTCAGACCCTGACCTCTCTGGCGCAACCAGACCGTCTACCATGACGGCCGATCAGTGGAAGCGCTTCCAGGCCACAAAGGCCACCCAGCGAGGTTCGGCTGCCCATGACACGTCCACCGTCTCGGctgccggcgccggcgctAGTGACGCCGAAGCTCGCATCGAGAACCTCTTTGAGATCATCCGCAAGTGGGAGGGCAATTTCAGCCGTCACCTGCAGATCCTACTTGACGCCCTGAACCACTATGCGGCCACCGAGACTGTCGTACTCCTGAGTCTGTGTGCGAGGTTGAGCACTGCCAACCAGGGGACTGAGTATTCTGGCCTGCGCCACGAGGATGAGTCTGCTTAA
- a CDS encoding SNF2 family DNA-dependent ATPase, which translates to MATNGQSSRSANAVPSWNPAALLQPNRKTPSSPDLTNPAQRQFSPSQNLQRNLQRPQANNPVVFQFSSPNDTPSAGPSSRSSTPGSSYTNGTNGAGAFIERMNNIQHRSVVPQAKRRRVEDIEGSHEGQAPTVRGGSGILGGYVQEKRKEANSSTASPAMTVDLTSGNDDEEVVIQDPRDEEVCYGMIKAALSCSRVPSPKPGSVQSLWGPGYQPAIKVVLKRQVGDTSFKIQAYDHTRQIIGLVEAASARAVAPLLDSNIHLRTECRIPPQPKQPGEEPGQPTSRSYTLDIVMYGPVKYARNVGAHLSKYNQKLLAPYLVQKGIRVQNPHVLEYRPPAPRSYSSTNSSADGQGGSFTSTVTTRTVEEIRSEVMGVFDSLTRNDDLPEMEPSSNILTPLLKHQKQGLFFMSTREQPRDVQAQEKTMVSFWQDKIGPAGQRLFLNVITGQTQSRPPAETRGGILADMMGLGKTLSILSLITSSTDKALEWEQRAPIQPEAPEQRQSRHDVLTQQPSLALTPLMRNSKATLLVCPLSTVTNWEEQIKQHIRPGTLNYHIYHGPNRIKDPARLAGFDLVITTYGSVSNELSSRRKKKDGLYPLEQLGWFRIVLDEAHMIREHSTLQFKAICRLQADRRWAVTGTPVQNRLDDLAALLAFLRLHPFHDRSKFLRYIVEPFKACDPEIVPKLRVLVDTITLRRLKDKINLPPREDLVIKLDFSPEERSIYELFARNAQDRVKVLAGINNGKALGGNTYIHILKAILRLRLLCAHGKDLLNDADLDALQGMSAEMAIDIDDDDDEDDKPSLSDQKAHEMFTLMQETNNDACIECSRKLGSNESSNIEAEGQDDILGYMTPCFHVICRSCIKTFKDRVRSLMAPGETSGYCPVCNAYVKHAFVQLHRREVDAEHDGPAKTKSRNSVKNFDKYDGPHTKTRALVEELLQAKAASEANPSEPPYKSVVFSGWTSHLDLIELALNAAGIKFTRLDGSMSRTLRTSAMDKFREDNTVHVILVSIMAGGLGLNLTAGNNVYVMEPQYNPAAEAQAIDRVHRLGQKRPVRTVRYIMRDSFEEKMLELQEKKMKLASLSMDGQSKTLDKAEAARQKLMDLRSLFK; encoded by the exons ATGGCTACAAATG GCCAGTCATCTCGCTCCGCCAACGCCGTTCCCTCATGGAATCCCGCCGCGCTGCTGCAGCCAAATCGCAAGACGCCCTCGAGTCCAGATCTCACCAACCCTGCCCAGAGGCAGTTTTCGCCATCCCAGAACCTTCAAAGAAATCTACAGAGACCGCAGGCGAATAACCCCGTCGTCTTTCAGTTCTCAAGTCCAAATGATACCCCGTCTGCCGGCCCATCTAGTCGATCATCCACCCCAGGAAGCAGCTACACGAACGGAACCAATGGCGCCGGTGCATTCATTGAGCGTATGAATAACATTCAGCATCGTTCGGTAGTTCCGCAGGCCAAGCGACGACGAGTGGAGGACATAGAAGGTTCTCATGAGGGCCAAGCTCCTACGGTCCGTGGCGGGAGCGGGATTTTGGGAGGATATGTCCAGGAGAAGCGCAAAGAGGCTAACAGCTCAACTGCCTCGCCAGCCATGACTGTCGACCTCACCAGTG GaaacgatgatgaagaggtaGTCATACAAGACCCTCGCGACGAGGAGGTTTGCTATGGTATGATCAAGGCGGCGCTGAGCTGCAGCCGAGTTCCCTCGCCAAAGCCAGGCTCTGTGCAGAGCCTCTGGGGCCCAGGCTACCAACCCGCTATCAAGGTCGTACTCAAGAGGCAGGTGGGCGATACATCGTTCAAAATACAAGCATACGACCACACGCGGCAGATCATTGGTCTCGTTGAAGCTGCAAGTGCCCGTGCTGTTGCTCCTCTTCTCGACTCGAATATTCATTTGAGAACAGAATGTCGGATCCCGCCACAACCCAAGCAACCCGGTGAGGAACCTGGCCAGCCGACTTCTCGATCTTACACTCTGGACATTGTCATGTACGGGCCCGTCAAGTATGCTCGCAATGTGGGCGCGCACCTGAGCAAGTACAACCAGAAGTTGCTAGCTCCCTACCTGGTCCAGAAGGGCATTCGCGTCCAGAACCCTCACGTTCTCGAATATCGTCCCCCGGCCCCGAGATCATATTCTTCCACCAACTCTTCAGCTGATGGACAAGGGGGTTCCTTCACTAGCACCGTCACTACTCGTACCGTCGAGGAGATTCGTTCAGAAGTTATGGGCGTGTTCGACTCCCTCACGCGAAACGACGATCTGCCAGAAATGGAACCTTCCTCCAACATCCTCACACCTCTGCTTAAGCATCAGAAGCAAGGATTATTCTTCATGTCAACCAGGGAGCAGCCCCGAGACGTGCAGGCGCAGGAAAAGACCATGGTATCATTCTGGCAGGACAAGATAGGCCCAGCCGGACAAAGGCTGTTCCTCAATGTCATCACTGGACAGACCCAATCCAGGCCGCCAGCAGAAACTCGAGGTGGAATCCTGGCTGACATGATGGGCCTTGGTAAGACGTTGAGTATCCTCTCACTAATCACATCCTCGACCGACAAAGCACTCGAGTGGGAGCAACGAGCTCCGATCCAGCCAGAAGCTCCGGAGCAAAGGCAATCGAGGCATGATGTTCTCACCCAGCAGCCAAGCCTTGCCTTGACACCTCTGATGCGAAACTCCAAGGCTACTCTGCTTGTCTGCCCTCTGAGCACTGTTACCAACTGGGAGGAACAGATCAAGCAGCATATTCGGCCTGGTACTCTCAACTACCACATTTACCACGGGCCTAACCGAATCAAGGATCCTGCGAGACTGGCCGGCTTTGACCTTGTCATTACTACATATGGCTCCGTTTCGAACGAGCTCAGCTCTCGccggaagaagaaggatggcCTCTACCCACTGGAGCAACTTGGGTGGTTTAGAATTGTGTTGGACGAAGCACATATGATTCGTGAACACTCAACTCTACAATTCAAGGCGATTTGTCGACTGCAAGCCGATAGACGCTGGGCTGTCACCGGAACCCCTGTTCAGAATCGACTAGACGATCTGGCAGCCTTGCTCGCTTTCCTCCGCCTCCATCCTTTCCACGATCGAAGCAAGTTTCTCCGTTACATCGTGGAGCCTTTCAAAGCGTGCGACCCCGAAATTGTGCCCAAGCTACGAGTTCTCGTCGACACGATCACACTACGCCGACTtaaggacaagatcaacctGCCTCCTCGAGAGGATCTTGTGATAAAGCTTGATTTCAGCCCCGAGGAGCGCAGCATCTACGAACTTTTCGCAAGAAACGCCCAGGATCGAGTCAAGGTGCTGGCCGGAATTAACAATGGAAAGGCCCTTGGCGGAAACACGTATATCCATATTCTAAAGGCCATCCTGAGACTCCGACTGCTTTGCGCGCACGGCAAAGATCTGCTCAATGACGCTGATCTAGATGCCCTGCAAGGAATGTCGGCAGAAATGGCAATCGATattgacgatgacgacgatgaagatgacaaGCCGTCTCTGTCGGACCAGAAGGCGCACGAAATGTTTACTCTCATGCAAGAGACCAACAATGACGCATGTATCGAGTGCAGCAGGAAGCTTGGCTCTAACGAGAGTTCCAACATCGAAGCCGAAGGTCAGGATGACATTCTAGGATACATGACTCCCTGCTTCCACGTCATCTGCCGATCTTGCATCAAGACATTCAAGGACCGGGTGAGATCTCTGATGGCACCAGGCGAGACGTCTGGATACTGTCCAGTCTGCAACGCCTACGTCAAGCATGCATTCGTGCAGCTTCACCGTAGGGAGGTGGACGCGGAGCATGATGGTCcagccaagaccaagtcaCGGAACTCGGTCAAGAATTTCGACAAGTACGATGGTCCTCATACCAAGACACGGGCTCTGGTCGAAGAGCTCTTGCAGGCTAAAGCGGCCAGTGAGGCCAATCCTTCTGAGCCGCCTTACAAGTCTGTTGTCTTCTCGGGCTGGACCTCGCACCTGGATCTCATCGAGCTGGCCCTCAATGCCGCTGGAATCAAGTTCACAAGACTGGACGGCAGTATGAGCCGTACCCTCCGAACATCGGCCATGGACAAGTTCCGTGAGGACAACACAGTTCATGTCATCCTTgtgtccatcatggctggtgGACTGGGTCTGAACCTGACAGCAGGCAACAACGTGTATGTGATGGAGCCTCAGTACAACCCGGCGGCAGAGGCTCAGGCTATCGACCGAGTCCATCGACTGGGACAGAAACGACCTGTCCGCACAGTTCGGTACATCATGCGCGATAGTttcgaggagaagatgctgGAGCttcaggagaagaagatgaagcttgCCAGCCTCAGTATGGACGGACAGAGCAAGACGCTGGATAAGGCCGAGGCGGCCCGGCAAAAGTTGATGGACCTTCGAAGTCTTTTCAAATGA